Genomic window (Sphingomonas sp. S1-29):
GGGGGCGGCGGCGATCCTGCGCTCGGACAATCGCGGCGCCGATTGGACGATCACCCCCGTCGGTTTCGCGATGGGGGGCAATGAAGACGGCCGCGGTTTGGGCGAGCGGCTGGCGATCGACCCGCACGCACCGGCGACGCTGCTGTTCGGATCACGCCACGATGGCCTGCAGCGCAGCGACGATCGCGGCGCTACCTGGCGCAAGCTGCGGGGCTTTCCCTATGCAGGGCTAGGCGCGCCAGAGGGGCGGCGCACCCATGCCGGCATTGCCTTCATCGTGTTCGACCCACGCCCCGGCCGTCGCACGGTGTTCGCGGGGGTTGCCGATAAAAGCCATCGGGGGATGTATCGCTCGAACGACGGGGGCACGCATTGGGCGAAGGTTGCCGGAGGCGAGGCCACGCTGCTGCCGGTCAAGGCGGTGGTCGATCGACGCGGACGGCTGTTCGTCGCATACGCTAACGGTATTGGCCCCAACGGCGTAACCGACGGCGCGGTCTGGCGCTACGCGATCGACGCCGAGCGGTGGAGCGATATCACGCCCGACCAACGCGCCAACCGGCCCGAAGGCGGCTATATGGGGCTATCGGTCGCTGGCAACACGGTCGCGGTGTCGACGATGAACCGCTGGCAACCTGGTGACACACTTTGGCGATCGACCGACGGCGGCGATAGCTGGGTCGATATCGGCGCGCGCTCGGCCCGCGATGTTCGCACCAGTCCTTTCCTTCGGCAAGGGCAAGCCCGCGCCGAATTCGGCCACTGGATCGCGGGCGTCGCGATCGATTCGTTCGACCCGCGCCGCATCGCTTACACGACCGGGGCAACCGTCTATGCCACCGCGGACGGGGATGCGGCGAATGTCGGCTGGAAGCCCTGGGTGCGCGGCATCGAGCAGACCGCGATCATCACGCTGGCATCGCCCGGCGCTGGTGCCCCGCTGGTATCGGGGTTCGGCGACATTGCGGGCTTCGTCCATGACGATCTCGAAAAATCGCCGCCGGTCATGCACCTCAACCCGCACCTCACCAACACCAACAACCTCGATTGGGCGGGGAAGGCGACCCATGTGCTGGTCCGGTCGGGGAATCGCCATGCCGGCCAACCGGTGAGCGCGACGCTCGCCTGGTCCGACGACGGTGGACACCGATGGAAGCCGGTGGTGGCGCAACTGCCCGGCAAGGCGCGTGAGGACCTAGACGGCAACAGCCCGATCGTGGTCGCGGCTGACGGCAAGGCGTTCCTCGTATCAACCCCCACCCCGCTGGTATCGGCCGACCGCGGCGCGCGCTGGCAGGCGGTGCAAGGCTTGCCGGGCAACACCCGCGTCGTCGCCGACAAGGTCGACGCGCGGGTCTTTTACGCGGCTGATTATGCCGGCGGTCGATTCCTGCGCAGCAACGACGGCGGGCGCAGCTTCGTCGAGGTCGAGAATAGCGGCCTGCCCGACAATCTGTCGGCATCCGCCCCGCGCAACCGTGAATCGCCGCTCGCGCTACTGGCCGAGCCGGGACGTGCGGGCCACCTATGGCTTCGCGTGGGGGACGGACTTTGGCGCTCCACTGACGGCGGCGATCGTTTCGTTCGGGCAGCGCAGAAGATGAAGATCGACATCGTTACCCTCGGCAAGGCTGCGCCTGGTGCTGCCGATCCGGCAGTCTTCGCCTGGGGATCGATCGACGCGATACGCGGGCTGTATCGATCGACCGATGGCGGCCAAAGCTGGACCCGGATCAACGACGATGCCCACCGCTGGGGAAACCGTATCCGCGTCATCGTCGGCGACCCCAAGCGCTTCGGTCGGCTGTATGTCGGCACCGATGGGCGGGGAATCGTCTATGGCGACCCCGTCGACTGACGCGATCACACCCGGTTATCGCCTTCGACCAGTTGTTCGGCGATGCTTTCGGCAGCGGTGCGGATCACCTGCGCAGCATGTTCCTTAGACACTCGTGGCTGCAATGTTTCGAGATAAGGCATCGTCAGCGCAGCCGCTGCTGCGCCACCGCGTAGCACCGGTGCGGATATATCGAATACGCCGGCGACGAACTTGCTGGGGGTCATGCCGAGCTTCTTTTCGCGCACCTCTTGGGCCGACGCGCGAAAGGCCGCGAGCTCGGCAGCTTTGGGCTTGGGCGTCAACAGCGCTTCCCAGCGTGCGCGAATGTCATCGGGTTGGAAGGCGTACAGCACCAGCCCCGATGCCGCCTGCATCAGCGGCTTGCGATAGCCAACGCGCACCGAAAAGCCGAGCTGCTCGCTTGATTCCATTCGCGCCACCACCACCATTTCACCCTGCGAATGGAGCGCCAGATGGCACGCCTGTCCGCATTCGAGCGAGACTTGGCGCATGATCGGCAATGCCAACTCGATCAAATTGCGCGTGCGCGGTTGTTGTATCCCCAGCGAAAAAAGCCGGTCGGTCAACCGATAGCCGTCGCTTACCGGGTCCTGTTCGAGATAACCGCGATATTCGAGCACCTGGACCATGCGGAACAATTCGCCATGCGAGCGCCCCAACCGGTTGACGATTCCGGTCAGCGTCAGCGGCTCCTTCTCGGCCGCCAACAGCTCGAGGATGTCGAGCCCCTTTTCGAGCGCGGGCGCCTTGTAACGGCGGTCGTCGTCGGACGGTGGCTCGGTCTGGTCCGTGGGGATCGCAAGGTCGGTCATCGGGATCACTAAAGCAGGCGGTGCGTCGAGCGGCAACGCGCAAAAAATTTGGCCGGGCAAACCAAGGTTCGTCCGGCCAGTGAGGGAGCAGAAATCGCGTGTCTCAGAATTTAACGCGGGCGCGGACCGAAAAGCGGCGATCGTTGATGCCATAATCGCGCGGGCGATCATCGAATATCTGGTAAGATTTGAATGCGGTATCGAGCAGGTTCTGCGCATCGACGGTGATCGCGAACTGCGACGTCACGTCATAAGTGATCGACGCATCGAGCGTGCCATAGGCCTCGCCGAAGATCGGCAGGTTCTGCGTGCCGGTATTCGCCGTCCCCTCCAGGAAACTGCTGCGCCAATTATAGGCGGCACGCATGTTCAGCCCGTTCTTGTCGTACAGCGCGACCAGATTGTAGCTGTGCTTCGACAGGTTGACGAGCGGAACGCTGATTTCGGTGGTGCTGTTGATGTCGCCGGCCGCGGTGACGCCGGCGTCACTGTCGGCAAAGGTGTAGTTGGCTTGCACCCCCAGCCCGTCGAACGGTGCCGGTAGGAAGTCGAAGAATTTCTGCCCGCCGACTTCGAACCCGCGAACATAGCCTTCGGATTCGTTCACCCAGCGGCGAACGTTGAAGCGGACATTGCCCACCCCTGGCAGTTGCTCGAACACCGGCGCCGCCGCCCGTTCGACCAGCAGGTTCTTCAAATTCTTGTAGAAACCCGTGACGTACACGAACCCGACATTGTCGAAATACCATTCCAGCGCCAGGTCATAGCTGGTCGCTTCCTCGGGCTTCAGGTTCGGATCGCCAAGCGCGGTGCCGGTGCCGACATACGGGTTGGTCACCGGGTCATAGGGCGTACCCGGCGTCGCGACGTTGGGCACCAGCGCGCGCACCTCGCCGGCATCGGTGTAGCTTGGCTGCAGATTGAACTGCGGGTTCAACTGCGCGAAGCTGGGGCGCGCGAAGTTTTGCGAAAACGCGCCGCGAAGGATCAGCTCCTCGGTCAGATTCACCTTGATGTTGGCGCTTGGCAGATACCGGTCGAAATTGCGCCCGCCGCTGAAATCCTCGTCGATGATGATGTTGGGAACGTTGGTGCCGACGCCCCCGGTTGCTGCGGGATCGCGATACGTCAGCAGGCGGCGGCCCGATGCCAGCGTCTCGGTCCGCACCGCGCGCACCCCGACATTACCATCGAAGCGCACCGTCCCCAACTCACCGCCAAATCCCACGCGGACATAGGCGGCATAGGTTTTTTCGTTGATCGTGCCCAAAAAGGCGTCGGGCGACTCATAGTCGCGGAACCCGATTTCCTGGCCGGTGGCCTGGCGCACCGCATCGAACGCGGCCTGCGGATTCGTCACCAGATTGTCGGCAAACTGCCACACCGGGCCGAACACGGTATTGCGGGCACTGCCGCGCAGCAGATCGGCCTGGAACGGGCCGGGCTGCGCGAATTGCGGGAATTCCGAAAGCCGCGTGCAATCGCCCGACCAGTTGGCGCAGCTCTGCCCGATCGCCGACCAGGTGCCATAGGTGGTGTTGCGGTTGATCGCGCTTTTTTCGGTGTAGCGACCGCCGACGCGGACGTCGCGGATGAACCCGTCATCACCGAAGTCCCAGGTCAGATCGGCGCGCAGCGCATCCGCCGCCGCGTCGTTCTTTTCGCCATAGGGCAGGATCGCGGTCATACCGTAATTGGCAAGGTTGCCGAAATATCCCGGCGTGGTCGACTGGAACACCGGCACGTCGCCGCTGATGTCGACAAACAGGTCATAGCTTTGGCCTGAACCCGGCACGCTGGTGCGCGGGTTCAACGCGCTTGCGGTCAGGTTCATCGTCGTCTGCTCGACGGTCGAATCGATATGCTGGTAATCCACCGTCAGAAGCAGATTGCTGGTGACATCCCAGCGGACTCCGCCCGAAATGTCGGTCGTGCTGGTGTCGCGCACCGTCCCGAAATTGACCGAATCGGTGCCCGGGTTGGAAAGATAGCCGGTGCGGACGATACCGTTGTCGTCGACGGTAAACGGACGATCGGGGGACGGCGGCGCATCCGCGCCATAGGCAAAGAATGAATTGCCCGCTTCGTTGAACTTGTAATCCGCCCGGAAATATTGCGCGTAGAATTCCAGCCCCGCCGTCGGACGCCATTGCAGCGCCACCGCACCGCTCAGCCGCTCGCGATCGCCATAAGCAGTGCTGAACCCGCCGCCGTGCGGCAACAACACGGTCTGGTTCTCGAACCCGTTGATCGGCGTCTGCACTCCCGGCGCGGCGGGGCCATGCTGGTAAAATGGCTCGGTGACGACCAGGTCTTCGCGGAACGAGGTGGTCTGATACCCGACATTGGCGAGGAAACCGATTTCGCCGATCCCGGTATCCCAACGGTTGCTATATAGCCCCGAGAGCTGCTGACCGCTTTTTTCGATCAAGTCGTAATAGGTAACGCCCCCGGTCACCGCGATTAGCTGGCCTGTCTGGTCGAACGGCAATCGCGTGCGGAGATTCACCGTGCCTGACAGGCCGCCCTCGACCAGATCGGCCGCCGGGTTCTTGTAAACATCGACCCCGGCGAGGAGTTCGGAGCCGACTTCTTCAAATGAAAGTCCCCGCCCGCCGCTGGCCGAGAAGATGTCGCGACCGTTCAGTTCGGTGCGCACCTGCGTCAAACCACGGACCGCGATGCCGCTGCCCTCGCCGCGGTTGCGCGTGATCTGCACGCCCGATACGCGCTGCAACGCCTCGGCAACGTTGACGTCGGGCAGCCGGCCAATGTCCTGTGCGGTGATCGAATCAACGAATTGGTCCGCCTCGCGCTTGATTGCCTGCGCACTTGCCAGCGATTGACGCAGCCCGGTGACTACGATCTCGTCGGTCGCTGCGGCTTCATCCTGCCGCTCGGCAGGGTCGGCAACGCCGGCTGCTGGAGGCGCCTCTTGCGCCAACGCGCCTTGCGGCATGGCAACGCCGAACAATGCCATAGCGATCGCCGACGCGCTGCTGCGCAGCGCTGCAGTCGACATGGTCACGGTGATGCGCATCAGGTCCCCCCTAATGCCGACACAAGAGCGGTTCTTCCGCTTCGGTTCGGCGAATTGTTTATCACCTACGCATCTAACTTTCAAATATGCCCAACGCAAGCGCGACTTTCATATTTGCGAAACTCTCGCTATCGGTGAACATAGATAGAAGACGCCGGGGAGGATATCGATGGCTGCAGGACCGGTACGGCGCGTGGTGATCGTTGGCGGCGGAACCGCGGGGTGGATGGCGGCTGCGGTGCTCGCGCATCAATTCGAAGCGGCGGCTTGCGCCACGACGCTCATCGAATCGGTCGATATCGGCACC
Coding sequences:
- a CDS encoding IclR family transcriptional regulator → MTDLAIPTDQTEPPSDDDRRYKAPALEKGLDILELLAAEKEPLTLTGIVNRLGRSHGELFRMVQVLEYRGYLEQDPVSDGYRLTDRLFSLGIQQPRTRNLIELALPIMRQVSLECGQACHLALHSQGEMVVVARMESSEQLGFSVRVGYRKPLMQAASGLVLYAFQPDDIRARWEALLTPKPKAAELAAFRASAQEVREKKLGMTPSKFVAGVFDISAPVLRGGAAAAALTMPYLETLQPRVSKEHAAQVIRTAAESIAEQLVEGDNRV
- a CDS encoding WD40/YVTN/BNR-like repeat-containing protein, which codes for MLHTLRLLFAPLLALAIAPATAADPEQGSAYRWRNVTVGAGGFAPNLVFSPIEPRLAYLRTDMGGAYRWDGSADRWIPLQDGLAEGSYMGVESIAADPVDRDRVYLAAGMYRGGAAAILRSDNRGADWTITPVGFAMGGNEDGRGLGERLAIDPHAPATLLFGSRHDGLQRSDDRGATWRKLRGFPYAGLGAPEGRRTHAGIAFIVFDPRPGRRTVFAGVADKSHRGMYRSNDGGTHWAKVAGGEATLLPVKAVVDRRGRLFVAYANGIGPNGVTDGAVWRYAIDAERWSDITPDQRANRPEGGYMGLSVAGNTVAVSTMNRWQPGDTLWRSTDGGDSWVDIGARSARDVRTSPFLRQGQARAEFGHWIAGVAIDSFDPRRIAYTTGATVYATADGDAANVGWKPWVRGIEQTAIITLASPGAGAPLVSGFGDIAGFVHDDLEKSPPVMHLNPHLTNTNNLDWAGKATHVLVRSGNRHAGQPVSATLAWSDDGGHRWKPVVAQLPGKAREDLDGNSPIVVAADGKAFLVSTPTPLVSADRGARWQAVQGLPGNTRVVADKVDARVFYAADYAGGRFLRSNDGGRSFVEVENSGLPDNLSASAPRNRESPLALLAEPGRAGHLWLRVGDGLWRSTDGGDRFVRAAQKMKIDIVTLGKAAPGAADPAVFAWGSIDAIRGLYRSTDGGQSWTRINDDAHRWGNRIRVIVGDPKRFGRLYVGTDGRGIVYGDPVD
- a CDS encoding TonB-dependent receptor, with the protein product MRITVTMSTAALRSSASAIAMALFGVAMPQGALAQEAPPAAGVADPAERQDEAAATDEIVVTGLRQSLASAQAIKREADQFVDSITAQDIGRLPDVNVAEALQRVSGVQITRNRGEGSGIAVRGLTQVRTELNGRDIFSASGGRGLSFEEVGSELLAGVDVYKNPAADLVEGGLSGTVNLRTRLPFDQTGQLIAVTGGVTYYDLIEKSGQQLSGLYSNRWDTGIGEIGFLANVGYQTTSFREDLVVTEPFYQHGPAAPGVQTPINGFENQTVLLPHGGGFSTAYGDRERLSGAVALQWRPTAGLEFYAQYFRADYKFNEAGNSFFAYGADAPPSPDRPFTVDDNGIVRTGYLSNPGTDSVNFGTVRDTSTTDISGGVRWDVTSNLLLTVDYQHIDSTVEQTTMNLTASALNPRTSVPGSGQSYDLFVDISGDVPVFQSTTPGYFGNLANYGMTAILPYGEKNDAAADALRADLTWDFGDDGFIRDVRVGGRYTEKSAINRNTTYGTWSAIGQSCANWSGDCTRLSEFPQFAQPGPFQADLLRGSARNTVFGPVWQFADNLVTNPQAAFDAVRQATGQEIGFRDYESPDAFLGTINEKTYAAYVRVGFGGELGTVRFDGNVGVRAVRTETLASGRRLLTYRDPAATGGVGTNVPNIIIDEDFSGGRNFDRYLPSANIKVNLTEELILRGAFSQNFARPSFAQLNPQFNLQPSYTDAGEVRALVPNVATPGTPYDPVTNPYVGTGTALGDPNLKPEEATSYDLALEWYFDNVGFVYVTGFYKNLKNLLVERAAAPVFEQLPGVGNVRFNVRRWVNESEGYVRGFEVGGQKFFDFLPAPFDGLGVQANYTFADSDAGVTAAGDINSTTEISVPLVNLSKHSYNLVALYDKNGLNMRAAYNWRSSFLEGTANTGTQNLPIFGEAYGTLDASITYDVTSQFAITVDAQNLLDTAFKSYQIFDDRPRDYGINDRRFSVRARVKF